From a single Calothrix sp. NIES-2098 genomic region:
- a CDS encoding UvrB/UvrC protein, producing the protein MFEHFTSEAIKVIMLAQEEARRLGHNFVGTEQILLGLMGEGTGVAAKVLTDLGVTLKDARREVEKIIGRGSGFVPPEIPFTPKVKSLFEQSFKEAHGLGHNYINTEHLLLGLTEAGEGVAAKVLQNLGVDLKTVRSAVIRYLGENATVYAAGGSQKRNQPLSLEEFGRNLTKLAQEGKLDPIVGRDKEIERAIQILGRRTKNNPVLIGEPGVGKTAIAEGLAQRIINQDVPEVLQDKQVISLDMGLLVAGTRFRGDFEERIKKIVDEIRSVGNIILVIDEIHTLVGAGGTEGGLDAANILKPALARGELQCVGATTLDEYRQHIERDAALERRFQPIMVGEPTVPETIEILYGLRGAYEQHHKVTISDAAVVAAAQLSDRYISDRFLPDKAIDLIDEAGSRVRLRNSQNSPNKELKQELVGVTKSKQDAVRLQDFDKAGKLRDRELELQAKLNGDAENGTAAKNPIVDEEDIAQIVASWTGVPVNKLTESESELLLHLEDTLHQRLIGQEQAVTAVSRAIRRARVGLKNPNRPIASFIFSGPTGVGKTELAKALAAYFFGSEEAMIRLDMSEYMESHTVSKLIGSPPGYVGYDEGGQLTEAVRRKPYTVLLFDEIEKAHPDVFNMLLQLLDDGHLTDAKGRKVDFKNTLIILTSNIGSKVIEKGGGGLGFDFDNQADASYNRIRNLVNEELKAYFRPEFLNRLDEIIVFTQLSKDEVKQIADILLREVAGRLTEKGITLEVTERFKERVVQEGYNPSYGARPLRRAIMRLLEDSLAEALLSGQVASGDTAIADVDDDGQVQIQKSEKRELLLANVG; encoded by the coding sequence CGATTTGGGCGTTACTCTTAAAGATGCTCGTCGCGAGGTCGAAAAAATTATTGGTAGGGGTTCTGGCTTTGTACCACCAGAAATTCCTTTTACTCCTAAAGTAAAAAGCCTGTTTGAGCAATCGTTTAAAGAAGCTCATGGCCTGGGGCACAATTACATTAATACAGAACACTTACTCTTAGGTTTAACCGAGGCGGGTGAAGGTGTAGCCGCCAAAGTACTGCAAAATCTCGGCGTTGACCTCAAGACAGTCCGCAGTGCGGTCATCCGTTATTTAGGTGAAAACGCTACTGTCTACGCTGCGGGTGGTAGTCAAAAACGCAACCAACCACTGAGTTTGGAAGAATTTGGCAGAAATCTTACCAAACTGGCGCAAGAAGGTAAGTTAGACCCGATTGTTGGTCGCGATAAAGAAATTGAACGTGCCATTCAAATTCTCGGACGCCGCACTAAAAACAATCCCGTATTGATTGGCGAACCTGGTGTTGGGAAAACCGCGATCGCCGAAGGTCTGGCGCAACGGATAATTAACCAAGATGTTCCGGAAGTTTTGCAAGACAAGCAAGTAATTAGCCTCGATATGGGCTTGCTAGTCGCAGGAACTCGCTTCCGAGGAGATTTTGAAGAACGCATCAAGAAAATCGTCGATGAAATTCGCTCCGTTGGCAATATCATCCTCGTAATTGATGAAATTCACACCTTAGTTGGTGCGGGGGGAACAGAAGGCGGCTTAGATGCAGCCAATATCCTCAAACCAGCCTTAGCCAGAGGCGAACTCCAGTGCGTCGGCGCAACAACCTTAGACGAGTATCGTCAGCACATCGAGCGCGATGCAGCCCTAGAACGGCGTTTCCAACCGATAATGGTAGGCGAACCCACAGTTCCAGAAACCATAGAGATTCTCTACGGCTTGCGGGGAGCATACGAGCAACATCATAAAGTGACAATTTCCGACGCTGCTGTTGTTGCAGCTGCGCAATTGTCCGACCGCTACATTAGCGATCGCTTTTTGCCAGATAAGGCCATAGACTTGATTGATGAAGCAGGTTCGCGCGTGCGTCTGCGCAATTCCCAGAATTCTCCTAACAAAGAATTGAAACAGGAATTGGTTGGTGTCACCAAATCCAAACAAGATGCTGTCAGACTCCAAGATTTTGACAAAGCCGGGAAACTGCGCGATCGCGAATTAGAATTGCAAGCAAAACTCAACGGTGATGCGGAAAATGGCACAGCCGCCAAAAATCCCATCGTTGATGAAGAAGACATCGCCCAAATTGTCGCTTCCTGGACTGGTGTCCCTGTCAACAAACTCACAGAATCCGAATCTGAGTTACTGTTGCATCTGGAAGACACGCTGCATCAACGACTCATCGGTCAAGAACAAGCAGTCACCGCTGTCTCTCGCGCCATTCGTCGCGCCAGAGTTGGCTTAAAGAACCCCAATCGCCCAATTGCTAGCTTTATCTTCTCCGGCCCCACTGGAGTTGGTAAGACAGAACTAGCAAAAGCACTAGCCGCTTACTTCTTCGGTTCCGAAGAAGCCATGATTCGCCTCGATATGTCCGAATACATGGAAAGCCACACCGTATCCAAGCTGATTGGTTCGCCTCCTGGTTACGTTGGCTACGACGAAGGCGGACAACTAACAGAAGCCGTGCGGCGCAAACCATACACAGTGCTGCTATTCGACGAAATCGAAAAAGCACACCCCGATGTATTCAATATGTTGCTGCAACTCTTGGATGATGGACATCTTACCGATGCTAAAGGTCGGAAAGTAGACTTCAAGAACACCTTGATTATCTTGACATCTAATATCGGTTCCAAGGTAATTGAAAAAGGTGGTGGTGGTTTAGGCTTCGATTTCGACAACCAAGCTGATGCTAGTTACAACCGCATCCGCAACTTGGTAAACGAAGAACTCAAAGCTTACTTCCGTCCAGAGTTCCTCAACCGTCTTGATGAAATTATCGTCTTCACTCAGCTTTCTAAGGATGAAGTCAAGCAAATTGCTGACATCCTCTTACGTGAAGTTGCTGGTCGCTTGACAGAGAAGGGAATTACCTTAGAAGTCACAGAACGCTTCAAAGAACGTGTAGTTCAAGAAGGTTACAACCCCAGCTACGGTGCTAGACCATTACGTCGTGCGATTATGCGCCTGTTAGAAGATTCTTTGGCTGAAGCCTTGCTATCCGGTCAAGTCGCTAGTGGAGACACAGCGATCGCGGATGTTGACGACGACGGTCAAGTGCAAATCCAAAAATCTGAGAAACGGGAGTTACTGTTAGCAAATGTTGGCTAA
- a CDS encoding alkyl hydroperoxide reductase/ thiol specific antioxidant/ Mal allergen, giving the protein MISRRTFLSILFASCVAILSWLNFTPVANALGGKLPAINQPAPEFTLPTNTGNGTISLSELRGKWVVLYFYPKDFTSGCTIEARRFQQDLPKYIEKNTQIIGVSADDVDSHAEFCDSEGLKFPLLADTTGAVSKAYGSWIGAVSMRHSFIIDPEGILRENFVKVNPNVHSAEVLARLEELQRI; this is encoded by the coding sequence ATGATTTCTCGTCGCACTTTTTTGAGCATATTATTTGCCAGCTGTGTTGCTATCCTCAGTTGGCTAAACTTTACTCCGGTGGCTAATGCACTTGGTGGTAAACTTCCAGCAATTAATCAACCTGCACCAGAGTTTACTTTACCAACCAATACAGGTAACGGGACAATTTCTCTCTCGGAATTGCGTGGTAAGTGGGTAGTGCTTTATTTTTACCCGAAAGACTTTACCTCTGGTTGCACCATAGAAGCGCGTCGTTTTCAGCAAGACTTACCCAAATACATCGAAAAGAATACGCAAATTATTGGTGTCAGTGCTGATGATGTTGATTCTCACGCTGAATTTTGTGATTCAGAGGGGCTAAAATTCCCGCTTTTGGCAGATACAACTGGTGCAGTTAGTAAAGCTTACGGTTCTTGGATTGGTGCTGTGTCTATGCGCCACAGTTTTATCATCGATCCAGAGGGGATTTTGCGCGAGAATTTTGTGAAAGTTAATCCTAATGTTCACAGCGCAGAAGTACTGGCGCGACTTGAGGAGTTACAACGCATCTAG
- a CDS encoding peptidase S8/S53 → MVQVRYGGKNGEQYELVISDRHIVVRTENRNLLVSDRPFEVASVSPEARDLLSQFELKTRFRQAGVEILQVKAPSQDGALRDQARAILNQEPEIQFAGRVLVDPQSMQPVVYTENLFVKFDDEAEASTCEAILERYNLTIKRQLDYARNAYFVSAPVNTGLAVFDLAERLLNEESVELCHPELVRELRKRQVFPQQWHLKETTINGKTVNAHANVEAAWKFSDGTGMTIAIIDDGVDIDHEEFRSSAKIVTPRDVTLKTNNPRPGDSDDHGTACAGVACGNGNFGASGVAPKAKLMPIRFVSALGSQDEADAFVWAADNGADVISCSWGPEDGDWRKPNDPLHKQKVPLPDSTRLAMDYAFNKGRNGKGCVILFAAGNGNESVDNDGYASYSKIIAVAACNDFGTKSAYSDFGNAVWCAFPSNHGYPSQTTGIWTTDRTGAVGYNFGNTRRGDLAGNYTNSFGGTSSACPGVAGVAALILSRNPNLRWDEVKDIIKRSCDRIDEAGGNYNANGHSPSYGYGRVNAKKAVELALPPQPEPVGIFKAVQDVPIGDLQTSTLSLAIANTNPIKSIKVEVDIEHTYIGDLVVALVPPAETGVLPIILHNRLGGATDNIKKTYDELNTPDLATLKGQSPQGNWTLEVADKAKRDTGKIRSLTIEIAF, encoded by the coding sequence ATGGTTCAGGTTCGCTATGGTGGTAAGAACGGTGAACAGTATGAACTCGTCATTAGCGATCGCCACATTGTAGTTCGTACTGAAAATCGCAATCTGCTTGTAAGCGATCGCCCTTTTGAAGTAGCGTCTGTATCACCCGAAGCCCGCGATCTACTCAGTCAATTTGAGTTAAAAACGCGATTCCGGCAAGCAGGTGTAGAAATTTTGCAAGTGAAAGCACCAAGTCAAGATGGTGCTTTACGCGACCAAGCTAGGGCAATTTTAAATCAGGAACCGGAAATCCAATTTGCTGGGCGGGTATTGGTCGATCCTCAATCAATGCAGCCAGTAGTCTACACGGAAAACTTATTCGTCAAGTTTGATGATGAAGCGGAAGCTAGCACCTGTGAGGCAATTTTAGAGCGTTACAATTTAACCATCAAACGTCAACTTGACTATGCCCGCAATGCTTATTTTGTGAGTGCGCCTGTCAATACTGGTTTAGCAGTCTTTGACCTAGCCGAAAGACTACTCAATGAAGAATCTGTGGAACTGTGCCATCCTGAATTAGTTAGGGAACTGCGCAAACGTCAAGTTTTCCCCCAACAATGGCATCTCAAGGAAACCACAATTAATGGTAAGACTGTTAATGCTCATGCCAATGTAGAAGCAGCTTGGAAGTTTAGCGACGGGACAGGAATGACTATTGCCATTATTGATGATGGTGTGGATATTGACCATGAAGAGTTCCGTTCCTCTGCCAAGATTGTTACTCCCAGAGATGTGACATTAAAAACGAATAATCCCAGACCAGGAGACTCTGACGATCATGGTACAGCTTGTGCCGGAGTTGCTTGTGGTAATGGTAACTTTGGCGCATCGGGTGTAGCACCAAAAGCCAAACTCATGCCAATTCGGTTTGTTTCCGCGTTGGGGTCGCAAGATGAAGCCGACGCTTTTGTGTGGGCGGCGGACAACGGTGCAGATGTCATTTCTTGTAGCTGGGGGCCAGAAGATGGAGATTGGCGCAAACCCAACGATCCCCTTCACAAGCAGAAAGTGCCTTTACCTGACTCTACACGCTTGGCGATGGACTACGCCTTTAATAAGGGGCGCAATGGTAAGGGTTGTGTGATTTTATTTGCTGCTGGTAATGGTAATGAAAGTGTCGATAATGATGGCTACGCCAGCTATTCTAAAATCATTGCTGTTGCAGCTTGTAATGACTTTGGCACCAAAAGCGCCTACAGCGACTTTGGCAATGCTGTCTGGTGTGCTTTCCCCAGCAATCACGGCTATCCTTCCCAAACCACAGGCATTTGGACAACCGATCGCACTGGTGCAGTCGGGTACAATTTCGGTAATACAAGACGCGGGGATTTAGCAGGTAACTATACTAATAGTTTCGGCGGTACTTCTAGCGCCTGTCCTGGGGTAGCTGGTGTGGCGGCTTTGATTCTTTCCCGTAACCCGAATTTACGTTGGGATGAGGTCAAAGATATCATTAAACGTTCGTGCGATCGCATTGATGAAGCGGGCGGTAATTATAATGCTAACGGACACAGCCCCTCCTATGGTTACGGTCGTGTCAATGCCAAAAAAGCTGTAGAACTAGCATTACCCCCCCAACCCGAACCAGTCGGTATTTTCAAAGCCGTGCAGGATGTGCCGATTGGTGATTTGCAGACATCTACACTCAGTTTAGCGATCGCCAACACCAATCCGATCAAATCTATCAAAGTTGAAGTAGACATCGAGCATACCTACATTGGCGATTTAGTTGTCGCCCTCGTCCCTCCCGCAGAAACAGGCGTATTACCGATAATTCTCCATAATCGCCTAGGTGGAGCCACAGACAACATCAAAAAAACCTATGATGAACTCAACACCCCTGATTTAGCTACCCTCAAAGGTCAAAGTCCCCAAGGCAATTGGACTTTGGAAGTAGCAGATAAAGCCAAAAGAGATACAGGTAAAATTCGCAGTTTGACTATTGAAATTGCCTTTTAA
- a CDS encoding two-component response regulator: MIKVLLVDDQNLIRQGLRALLELEEDLEIVGEAENGKMALDLIAELHPNVVLMDIRMPIMDGVAATREIQKRFSNIKVLVLTTFDDDEYVKAALQSGAMGYLLKDTPSEELAFAIRAVDKGYTQLGPGIVKKLLTQFPSLEANQSPPIPPSLAELTPREKEVLCLIAQGASNREIAQKLYISEGTVKNHVTNMLNRLNLRDRTQAAIFANTYLSYLNVVE; this comes from the coding sequence ATGATTAAAGTATTGTTAGTAGATGACCAAAATTTAATTCGGCAAGGATTAAGAGCATTATTAGAATTAGAAGAAGATTTAGAAATAGTCGGAGAAGCAGAAAATGGTAAAATGGCACTCGATCTAATTGCGGAATTACATCCAAATGTAGTGCTAATGGATATTAGAATGCCGATTATGGATGGAGTAGCAGCTACTAGAGAAATTCAAAAGCGTTTTAGCAATATTAAAGTTTTAGTATTAACAACTTTTGATGATGATGAATATGTCAAAGCAGCCCTACAAAGTGGCGCAATGGGTTATTTACTCAAAGATACACCATCAGAAGAATTAGCTTTTGCTATCCGCGCTGTTGATAAAGGTTACACTCAACTGGGCCCGGGAATTGTCAAAAAACTGTTGACTCAGTTTCCTAGTTTAGAAGCAAATCAATCACCACCAATACCTCCTAGTTTGGCAGAACTTACTCCAAGAGAAAAAGAGGTTTTATGTTTAATTGCTCAAGGTGCTAGTAACCGAGAAATTGCCCAAAAACTCTATATTTCTGAGGGTACGGTAAAGAATCATGTTACTAATATGTTAAATCGCTTAAATTTACGCGATCGCACTCAAGCAGCAATTTTTGCTAATACATATTTATCATATTTAAATGTAGTTGAGTAA
- a CDS encoding ADP-ribosylation/crystallin J1, producing the protein MDETVTLYRPTGPKELELVKQSGYTKWPPRLPEQPIFYPVTNEQYAKEIATKWNVRDSGVGYVTRFEVKKVFMDKYEIHQVGASYHTEWWIPAEELEELNNNIVRRIEVIGEFRK; encoded by the coding sequence ATGGATGAAACCGTAACTTTATATCGCCCTACTGGCCCAAAAGAATTAGAACTAGTTAAACAAAGCGGTTACACTAAATGGCCGCCGAGATTACCCGAACAACCAATTTTTTACCCAGTTACAAACGAGCAATATGCTAAAGAAATTGCTACTAAATGGAATGTTAGAGATAGTGGCGTAGGTTATGTGACACGCTTTGAAGTCAAAAAAGTATTCATGGATAAATATGAAATTCATCAAGTAGGCGCATCATATCATACAGAATGGTGGATTCCAGCTGAGGAGTTAGAAGAGTTAAACAATAACATTGTGAGACGCATCGAAGTCATTGGCGAATTTCGTAAGTAG
- a CDS encoding ion transport 2 domain-containing protein, whose product MLLSREKTEFYLTDIETPVGQRINLTIAGLVLLSSGIFVAETYNIPDFVRFQLNLVDTAIFIIFAVEYGLRLWSAENKLKYFLSIYSIIDLIAILPFFLGAVDLSFIRLLRWFRILRLIRFIDKRFFFGSVSSEDGVIFARILFTLFAIIFVYSGLIYQVEHPVNPQVFTTFLDALYFSIVTMTTVGFGDVTPASELGRGLTVLMILTGIALIPWQVGDLIKRLVKTANQVEIICSGCGLAFHDADAGFCKRCGAKLPK is encoded by the coding sequence ATGTTACTTAGCAGAGAAAAAACCGAATTCTACTTAACAGATATAGAAACACCAGTAGGTCAAAGAATTAATTTAACTATTGCTGGACTGGTTTTGTTATCTTCAGGAATTTTTGTAGCTGAAACTTATAATATTCCTGATTTTGTCCGCTTTCAATTAAATCTTGTAGACACTGCAATTTTTATCATTTTTGCAGTTGAGTATGGATTGCGTTTGTGGAGTGCAGAAAATAAACTTAAGTATTTTTTGAGTATATATTCAATTATTGACTTAATAGCTATTTTACCATTTTTTCTGGGGGCAGTGGATCTCAGCTTTATTCGCTTGCTGAGATGGTTTCGGATTTTAAGGTTAATCAGATTTATCGACAAAAGATTTTTCTTTGGCAGTGTTAGTAGTGAAGATGGAGTAATATTTGCTCGGATATTATTTACATTATTTGCGATTATATTTGTTTATTCAGGCTTAATTTATCAAGTTGAGCATCCTGTCAATCCCCAAGTTTTCACAACTTTTTTGGATGCCTTATATTTTTCAATTGTCACGATGACAACTGTGGGTTTTGGTGATGTGACACCAGCTTCAGAATTAGGTCGTGGGCTAACAGTATTGATGATTTTGACAGGTATTGCACTAATTCCTTGGCAAGTGGGAGATTTAATTAAGCGATTGGTGAAAACTGCTAACCAAGTAGAAATAATTTGTTCGGGATGTGGTTTAGCTTTTCACGATGCAGATGCGGGATTTTGTAAAAGGTGTGGGGCGAAGTTACCTAAGTAA
- a CDS encoding CMP/dCMP deaminase zinc-binding protein: MNHEYFMQLALVEAKKGDAPYGAVIVKDNEVVAVAHNTVRRDNDPSAHAEINVIRSLTAKLKNPSLEGYTIYTTGEPCPMCATACVWTGISEIVYAVSIQDLIAINQSQIDIFCEEVIAKSFRNIKVTKGILRNECLALFN, from the coding sequence ATGAACCATGAATATTTTATGCAGCTAGCGTTGGTAGAGGCAAAAAAAGGTGATGCGCCTTATGGTGCAGTAATTGTGAAAGATAACGAAGTAGTTGCCGTAGCTCATAATACTGTAAGACGAGATAACGATCCATCTGCTCATGCGGAAATCAATGTTATTCGTAGTTTAACAGCTAAACTTAAAAATCCTTCTTTGGAGGGTTATACTATCTACACAACTGGCGAACCTTGTCCAATGTGTGCAACTGCTTGTGTTTGGACGGGTATCTCAGAAATTGTGTATGCTGTTTCAATTCAAGATTTGATTGCTATAAATCAGTCACAAATTGATATTTTTTGTGAAGAGGTGATTGCGAAGTCCTTTAGAAATATCAAAGTGACCAAAGGGATTTTAAGAAATGAATGTTTGGCATTATTTAATTAA
- a CDS encoding periplasmic sensor signal transduction histidine kinase, translating to MKRPIQFHNHPFRFLLYLEWILLAIATITAVMPYPSPKFSSQFPEVATASLIIFGLMGLRLPTGNQITKIIYTTIEVLLILVTGFVGGRTSRLFPFIYIILVTRSCLIFNLQGRLVVTFISFILFQLTLQRRLHNFPISPQAQERFQFFTLSLSLLFGLSLIFVLLLMNTVLSERQSREELAIANEKLRQYALRIENQATLEERNRIAREIHDSLGHSLTALNLQLETALKLSQSNPSKAQSFLVRAKELGSKALQDIRHSVSAMRSHPLQDKSLEQAIQGLLEDFQHTKGFSPICIINLENSLPNEFKTAIYRIIQESLTNISKYAEATEVRIEIDKTPRGLRLTIQDNGKGFDFKQNTTGFGLQSMRDRTLALGGVFNIISAPGAGCKITVDIPQTRLNK from the coding sequence ATGAAACGTCCGATTCAATTTCACAATCATCCTTTTCGATTTCTACTTTATTTAGAGTGGATATTACTAGCGATCGCCACAATAACGGCTGTCATGCCATATCCCTCACCGAAATTTTCTAGTCAGTTTCCAGAAGTAGCAACTGCCAGTTTAATTATTTTTGGATTGATGGGTTTGCGATTACCAACTGGCAATCAAATAACTAAGATTATATACACCACTATTGAAGTTTTATTAATTTTAGTAACTGGCTTTGTTGGTGGAAGAACTTCGAGACTATTTCCTTTTATCTATATAATTTTAGTAACTCGCAGTTGCTTAATTTTTAATTTACAAGGGCGATTAGTAGTTACATTTATCTCATTTATTTTATTTCAGCTAACATTGCAGCGGCGATTACATAATTTTCCCATATCACCACAAGCACAAGAGCGTTTTCAATTCTTTACCTTAAGCCTATCTCTATTATTTGGCTTAAGTTTAATTTTCGTATTATTGTTGATGAATACAGTATTATCTGAACGCCAAAGTCGTGAAGAATTAGCTATTGCTAACGAAAAACTGCGTCAATATGCTCTACGAATTGAAAATCAAGCAACCCTAGAAGAACGTAATCGCATCGCGCGGGAAATTCATGATTCGTTAGGACATTCGCTGACAGCATTAAATTTGCAGCTAGAAACAGCTTTAAAACTTTCACAATCTAACCCCAGTAAAGCGCAAAGTTTTTTAGTGAGGGCTAAAGAATTAGGTTCTAAAGCTTTGCAGGATATCCGACACTCTGTTTCTGCTATGCGTTCTCATCCCTTGCAAGATAAATCTCTGGAACAAGCAATTCAAGGACTATTAGAAGACTTTCAGCATACAAAAGGCTTTTCACCAATTTGCATAATCAATTTAGAAAACTCTCTACCCAATGAATTTAAAACTGCTATCTATCGAATTATTCAAGAGTCATTGACGAATATATCCAAGTATGCAGAAGCCACAGAAGTTAGAATAGAAATTGATAAAACTCCTAGAGGTTTACGGTTAACTATTCAAGATAACGGGAAAGGCTTTGATTTTAAACAAAATACTACAGGTTTTGGCTTGCAAAGTATGCGCGATCGCACTTTAGCACTTGGTGGAGTATTTAATATTATTAGCGCTCCTGGTGCTGGTTGTAAAATTACAGTTGATATTCCCCAAACGAGGTTAAATAAATGA